A DNA window from Heptranchias perlo isolate sHepPer1 unplaced genomic scaffold, sHepPer1.hap1 HAP1_SCAFFOLD_439, whole genome shotgun sequence contains the following coding sequences:
- the LOC137312826 gene encoding zinc finger protein 268-like codes for MEKPWKCGDCGKGFNYPSRLEIHQHSHTGERPFTCSVCGKGFAQSSGLLTHQRVHSDERPFKCSDCEMRFKSKINLLIHQRTHTGERPFTCSVCGKGFTISSSLQTHQRVHTGERPFKCSDCEKRFQCKRNLLTHQCTHTGVRPFTCSECGKGFTQSSLLLKHQRVHTGERPFTCSVCGKGFTQSSLLLTHQRVHTGERPFTCSVCGKGYTRSSTLLTHQRLHSDERPFKCSDCEKRFQSKSNLLSHQRTHTGERPFICSVCGKGFTWSSELLTHQRVHTGERPFKCSDCEKRFKSKIELLRHQRTHTAERPFICTVCGKRFTQSSILLTHQRVHTGERPFTCSLCGKRFTRSSILLTHQRVHSDERPFKCSDCEMRFKSKINLLIHQRTHTGERPFTCSLCGKRFTRSSILLTHQRVHSDERSFKCSDCEKRFKSKIELLRHQRTHTGERPFICTVCGKRFTQSSNLLKHQRVHTGERPFTCTLCGMRFTRSFILLRHQRVHSDERPFKCSVCEKRFKSKFNLLTHQRTHTGERPFSCSVYGKGFAGSSTLLKHQRVHTGERPFTCSVCGMRFTRPSNLQRHQRVHSDERPFKCSDCEKRYKSKFNLLTHQRTHTGERPFSCSVCGKGFTWSSSLLKHQRVHTERPLNVLTVGRDLKSETNC; via the coding sequence atggagaaaccgtggaaatgtggggactgtgggaagggattcaattacccgtccaggCTGGAAATTCATCaacacagtcacactggggagaggccgttcacctgctccgtgtgtgggaagggattcgctcagtcatccggcctcctgacacaccagcgagttcactctgatgagagaccttttaaatgttctgactgtgagatgaggtttaaaagcaaaattaatctgctgatacaccaacgtacccacactggggagaggccgttcacctgctccgtgtgtgggaagggattcactatttcatccagcctccagacacaccagcgagttcacactggggagagaccttttaaatgttctgactgtgagaaaaggtttCAATGCAAAaggaacctgctgacacaccaatgtacccacactggggtgaggccgttcacctgctccgagtgtgggaagggattcactcagtcatccctcctcctgaaacaccagcgagttcacactggggagagaccgttcacctgctccgtgtgtgggaagggattcactcagtcatccctcctcctgacacaccagcgagttcacactggggagaggccgttcacctgctccgtgtgcgggaagggatacactcggtcatccaccctgctgacacaccagcgacttcactccgatgagagaccttttaaatgttctgactgtgagaagaggtttcaaagcaaaagtaatctgctgtcacaccaacgcactcacactggggagagaccgttcatctgctctgtgtgtgggaagggattcacttggtcatctgagcttctgacacaccagcgagttcacactggggagaggccttttaaatgttctgactgtgagaagaggtttaaaagcaaaattgaactgctgagacaccaacgcactcacactgcggagagaccgttcatctgcaccgtgtgtgggaagagattcactcagtcgtccatcctgctgacacaccagcgagttcacactggggagaggccgttcacctgctccttgtgtgggaagagattcactcggtcatccatcctgctgacacaccagcgagttcactccgatgagagaccttttaaatgttctgactgtgagatgaggtttaaaagcaaaattaatctgctgatacaccaacgtacccacactggggagaggccgttcacctgctccttgtgtgggaagagattcactcggtcatccatcctgctgacacaccagcgagttcactctgatgagagatcttttaagtgttctgactgtgagaagaggtttaaaagcaaaattgaactgctgagacaccaacgcactcacactggggagaggccgttcatctgcaccgtgtgtgggaagagattcactcagtcatccaacctgctgaaacaccagcgagttcacactggggagaggccgttcacctgcaccttgtgtgggatgagattcactcggtcattcatcctgctgagacaccagcgagttcactccgatgagagaccttttaaatgttctgtctgtgagaagaggtttaaaagcaaatttaatctgctgacacaccaacgcacccacactggggagaggccgttctcctgctcagtgtatgggaagggattcgctgggtcatccaccctgctgaaacaccagcgagttcacactggggagaggccgttcacctgctccgtgtgtgggatgaGATTCACTCGGCCATCCAACCTgcagagacaccagcgagttcactccgatgagagaccttttaaatgttctgactgtgagaagaggtataaaagcaaatttaatctgctgacacaccaacgtactcacactggggagaggccgttctcctgctccgtgtgtgggaagggattcacttggtcatcctccctgctgaaacaccagcgagttcacactgagagacctttaaatgttctgactgtgggaagagatttaaaatcagaaacgaactgctga